The following are encoded together in the Zingiber officinale cultivar Zhangliang chromosome 8A, Zo_v1.1, whole genome shotgun sequence genome:
- the LOC122008847 gene encoding elongation factor Ts, mitochondrial-like isoform X2: MAFSTSAKKSIWLVVSKLNTLGQPSRGYFSPISPRQFANQIVWNQVFMRKFSAEVSATDQINRIKQLRERTSAPIKDVKSALVNCNWDLEAAQKDLRKRGVVLASKKSSRAASEGLLSLAQMDKKAVVVELNCETDFVARNDTFQYLASALARAALSIENPTPLSQEAFAFGPEYLENMKINLDHPKLSGETTVQTAVTEVAAMVGENVKIRRGYALSSTSYGAVVSYLHTCPQPGLGRIAGLVTLEVEDGNASLDALQRVGSSLAMHIVASKPLFLSKELVPSEALESERDILKTQAESSGKSQMVVEKMVEGRIRKYYEEVVLSEQKYFLDDSISVKSLLNDLSKEVGSSVRIGKFLRMEVGEGIQR; encoded by the exons ATGGCATTCAGTACAAGTGCAAAGAAATCCATATGGTTAGTAGTCAGCAAACTGAATACTTTGGGGCAACCAAGTAGGGGTTATTTCTCTCCTATTTCTCCAAGACAGTTTGCAAACCAGATTGTATGGAACCAGGTGTTTATGAGAAAGTTCAGTGCCGAAGTATCAGCTACTGATCAAATAAATCGCATCAAACAACTGAGGGAGAGAACAAGTGCCCCAATTAAGGATGTCAAAAGTGCTCTTGTTAATTGTAATTGGGATTTAG AGGCTGCgcaaaaggatctcagaaagagAGGAGTGGTGCTTGCTTCAAAGAAATCTTCTCGGGCTGCATCCGAAGGTTTGCTCTCACTAGCACAGATGGATAAAAAGGCTGTTGTAGTTGAGCTCAACTGCGAGACAGATTTTGTAGCAAGGAATGATACATTTCAGTACCTG GCTTCTGCTTTGGCAAGGGCTGCTTTATCAATAGAAAATCCAACTCCACTATCCCAGGAAGCTTTTGCTTTTGGACCTGAATACTTGGAG AACATGAAGATTAATTTGGATCATCCCAAACTATCTGGAGAAACTACAGTCCAAACTGCAGTTACAGAAGTTGCTGCCATGGTGGGAGAGAATGTCAAGATTAGAAGAGGTTATGCATTGTCGTCGACTTCATATGGTGCTGTTGTATCTTATCTTCACACATGTCCCCAGCCAG GTTTGGGTCGTATTGCTGGATTGGTTACATTGGAAGTGGAAGATGGCAATGCTTCACTTGATGCTCTTCAGCGGGTCGGCTCATCATTGGCAATGCACATAGTGGCATCAAAGCCTTTGTTTTTGTCCAAGGAACTTGTTCCTTCAGAGGCATTAGAGAGTGAGCGTGACATACTGAAAACACAG gcAGAAAGTTCAGGGAAGTCGCAGATGGTCGTTGAGAAAATGGTGGAAGGTCGTATTAGGAAGTACTATGAAGAAGTTGTTTTGTCGGAGCAAAAGTATTTCTTGGACGATAGTATTAGTGTGAAG TCTCTGTTGAATGATTTATCGAAGGAAGTTGGTTCCAGTGTTAGAATCGGCAAATTTCTCAGAATGGAGGTTGGAGAAGGAATCCAAAGGTAA
- the LOC122008847 gene encoding elongation factor Ts, mitochondrial-like isoform X1, producing the protein MAFSTSAKKSIWLVVSKLNTLGQPSRGYFSPISPRQFANQIVWNQVFMRKFSAEVSATDQINRIKQLRERTSAPIKDVKSALVNCNWDLEAAQKDLRKRGVVLASKKSSRAASEGLLSLAQMDKKAVVVELNCETDFVARNDTFQYLASALARAALSIENPTPLSQEAFAFGPEYLENMKINLDHPKLSGETTVQTAVTEVAAMVGENVKIRRGYALSSTSYGAVVSYLHTCPQPGLGRIAGLVTLEVEDGNASLDALQRVGSSLAMHIVASKPLFLSKELVPSEALESERDILKTQAESSGKSQMVVEKMVEGRIRKYYEEVVLSEQKYFLDDSISVKSLLNDLSKEVGSSVRIGKFLRMEVGEGIQRAGA; encoded by the exons ATGGCATTCAGTACAAGTGCAAAGAAATCCATATGGTTAGTAGTCAGCAAACTGAATACTTTGGGGCAACCAAGTAGGGGTTATTTCTCTCCTATTTCTCCAAGACAGTTTGCAAACCAGATTGTATGGAACCAGGTGTTTATGAGAAAGTTCAGTGCCGAAGTATCAGCTACTGATCAAATAAATCGCATCAAACAACTGAGGGAGAGAACAAGTGCCCCAATTAAGGATGTCAAAAGTGCTCTTGTTAATTGTAATTGGGATTTAG AGGCTGCgcaaaaggatctcagaaagagAGGAGTGGTGCTTGCTTCAAAGAAATCTTCTCGGGCTGCATCCGAAGGTTTGCTCTCACTAGCACAGATGGATAAAAAGGCTGTTGTAGTTGAGCTCAACTGCGAGACAGATTTTGTAGCAAGGAATGATACATTTCAGTACCTG GCTTCTGCTTTGGCAAGGGCTGCTTTATCAATAGAAAATCCAACTCCACTATCCCAGGAAGCTTTTGCTTTTGGACCTGAATACTTGGAG AACATGAAGATTAATTTGGATCATCCCAAACTATCTGGAGAAACTACAGTCCAAACTGCAGTTACAGAAGTTGCTGCCATGGTGGGAGAGAATGTCAAGATTAGAAGAGGTTATGCATTGTCGTCGACTTCATATGGTGCTGTTGTATCTTATCTTCACACATGTCCCCAGCCAG GTTTGGGTCGTATTGCTGGATTGGTTACATTGGAAGTGGAAGATGGCAATGCTTCACTTGATGCTCTTCAGCGGGTCGGCTCATCATTGGCAATGCACATAGTGGCATCAAAGCCTTTGTTTTTGTCCAAGGAACTTGTTCCTTCAGAGGCATTAGAGAGTGAGCGTGACATACTGAAAACACAG gcAGAAAGTTCAGGGAAGTCGCAGATGGTCGTTGAGAAAATGGTGGAAGGTCGTATTAGGAAGTACTATGAAGAAGTTGTTTTGTCGGAGCAAAAGTATTTCTTGGACGATAGTATTAGTGTGAAG TCTCTGTTGAATGATTTATCGAAGGAAGTTGGTTCCAGTGTTAGAATCGGCAAATTTCTCAGAATGGAGGTTGGAGAAGGAATCCAAAG GGCAGGAGCTTAG
- the LOC122008847 gene encoding elongation factor Ts, mitochondrial-like isoform X3, which produces MVFMRKFSAEVSATDQINRIKQLRERTSAPIKDVKSALVNCNWDLEAAQKDLRKRGVVLASKKSSRAASEGLLSLAQMDKKAVVVELNCETDFVARNDTFQYLASALARAALSIENPTPLSQEAFAFGPEYLENMKINLDHPKLSGETTVQTAVTEVAAMVGENVKIRRGYALSSTSYGAVVSYLHTCPQPGLGRIAGLVTLEVEDGNASLDALQRVGSSLAMHIVASKPLFLSKELVPSEALESERDILKTQAESSGKSQMVVEKMVEGRIRKYYEEVVLSEQKYFLDDSISVKSLLNDLSKEVGSSVRIGKFLRMEVGEGIQRAGA; this is translated from the exons ATG GTGTTTATGAGAAAGTTCAGTGCCGAAGTATCAGCTACTGATCAAATAAATCGCATCAAACAACTGAGGGAGAGAACAAGTGCCCCAATTAAGGATGTCAAAAGTGCTCTTGTTAATTGTAATTGGGATTTAG AGGCTGCgcaaaaggatctcagaaagagAGGAGTGGTGCTTGCTTCAAAGAAATCTTCTCGGGCTGCATCCGAAGGTTTGCTCTCACTAGCACAGATGGATAAAAAGGCTGTTGTAGTTGAGCTCAACTGCGAGACAGATTTTGTAGCAAGGAATGATACATTTCAGTACCTG GCTTCTGCTTTGGCAAGGGCTGCTTTATCAATAGAAAATCCAACTCCACTATCCCAGGAAGCTTTTGCTTTTGGACCTGAATACTTGGAG AACATGAAGATTAATTTGGATCATCCCAAACTATCTGGAGAAACTACAGTCCAAACTGCAGTTACAGAAGTTGCTGCCATGGTGGGAGAGAATGTCAAGATTAGAAGAGGTTATGCATTGTCGTCGACTTCATATGGTGCTGTTGTATCTTATCTTCACACATGTCCCCAGCCAG GTTTGGGTCGTATTGCTGGATTGGTTACATTGGAAGTGGAAGATGGCAATGCTTCACTTGATGCTCTTCAGCGGGTCGGCTCATCATTGGCAATGCACATAGTGGCATCAAAGCCTTTGTTTTTGTCCAAGGAACTTGTTCCTTCAGAGGCATTAGAGAGTGAGCGTGACATACTGAAAACACAG gcAGAAAGTTCAGGGAAGTCGCAGATGGTCGTTGAGAAAATGGTGGAAGGTCGTATTAGGAAGTACTATGAAGAAGTTGTTTTGTCGGAGCAAAAGTATTTCTTGGACGATAGTATTAGTGTGAAG TCTCTGTTGAATGATTTATCGAAGGAAGTTGGTTCCAGTGTTAGAATCGGCAAATTTCTCAGAATGGAGGTTGGAGAAGGAATCCAAAG GGCAGGAGCTTAG